From the genome of Nicotiana tabacum cultivar K326 chromosome 17, ASM71507v2, whole genome shotgun sequence:
AgttgttttaatttttcatttcgAAGCCAAACTTGAAGACACACTAGAGCTTGCACCAATTTAGGAgttaatgaactcctaaatgaatcaagaagaCATCCTCCCATAATAAACGCACATTCGGATGCCACACTTGAAACCGGAACAGCTAATACATCACGAGCCATCTGTGCAAGAATAGGAAATCTAGCTGAGTTCAATTTTCACCAAAGAAGAACATCAAATTCTTTAGTGTCATCCTCAGTTTCTTCACCTAAATATTTATCTAACTCTATTCTAGTATCAACACCTCCACTCCcacttatatatttttttatatcttgcaTGAGTGATTCTAAAAGTCCTATATTTTGGGTGCTTGCTTAACTGCCAGAAAGCCCGGAAGTCAAAGTGTCCAATGAAGAACAATCTGAAGATGAAGCAAGTACGACACTTTTTGAGCTGGACTTTACATACTCACTAAATAATGAAGTCATGTACTTCGTCACTTCTGCTTGTATAGTTTCCCCATGATCTACACCAAACATCTTTACAAGTGCATAGCCATTTGATTCGAGCTTGTAACGTGGATCCAAAATACATGAGATAAaaattatcttgttcattttTCCTGGATCACCCCAATACTTATCAAACTTTCCTTTCATCTTCTTTGTCATTTCACTTAAAATTGTATCTTCATTTGCTATCAATTGCTTCAAATAAACAGCAACTGCGcaaatttcaagaaaataaatattcGATGTAACATAACGTGATCCAGATATCTTCAAAGTAAGAAGATAAAAGATTTCAAGAaattttgtaattctttttatATTCTCTCAATCACTACTCAAAAGTTCACCTGTAGGAATTTCAACTTCAATATAAGAATGCTCAAGATAATGTCTCAAGCCAATTTCACTAGAAGCATAATGTGAAAATGCACTTTCAAATTCAACAGCCCTGCACAACATCaagtaggtggaattccacctagtTGGAACATCCAAGCATAAAGCTTTTTTACAATTGAGTTGTTCATCATCAAAACATTCTTGAAACCTCTTCAACCTCGCAGGAGACTGCCTAACATATCTCACTGCATGCCTAACACGTTCAATAGACACTGAAGATTCTTTTAAACCATCCCGGACCACAAGATTCATGATGTGAGCCATACATCTCACGTGAAGGTGAGTACCATTCATCAAATTAGTTTCCATTTTTGTTAAT
Proteins encoded in this window:
- the LOC142172051 gene encoding zinc finger BED domain-containing protein RICESLEEPER 2-like translates to METNLMNGTHLHVRCMAHIMNLVVRDGLKESSVSIERVRHAVRYVRQSPARLKRFQECFDDEQLNCKKALCLDVPTRWNSTYLMLCRAVEFESAFSHYASSEIGLRHYLEHSYIEVEIPTVAVYLKQLIANEDTILSEMTKKMKGKFDKYWGDPGKMNKIIFISCILDPRYKLESNGYALVKMFGVDHGETIQAEVTKYMTSLFSEYVKSSSKSVVLASSSDCSSLDTLTSGLSGS